The proteins below come from a single Aegilops tauschii subsp. strangulata cultivar AL8/78 chromosome 6, Aet v6.0, whole genome shotgun sequence genomic window:
- the LOC109780628 gene encoding protein-tyrosine-phosphatase IBR5 — MRKRERENPCGVCGHYHKCEEGEICGVCGHRPAAADAVAPARVDSAFPSEVLKGFLFLGSYDNASRSEVLKTLNITHILNTVPDCHNLYRNSFTYHCLQDDKTLDFDGATQFLEQCERGASRVLVHCMSGKNRSAAVVTAFLMKSRGWRLAPSLQWVKDRRPQVQITEASQCQLVEYEQKLFGPSAGSPAQTTVLTESFPSLGFGFPQPSGDIQVPAFNQTPVPSIFERAGPNNVPSNFTFGADGSMGVGVGPAAGINNGAVTPASTDNQMDSS, encoded by the exons ATGAGGAAGCGCGAGAGGGAGAACCCGTGCGGGGTCTGCGGGCACTACCACAAGTGCGAGGAAGGGGAGATATGCGGGGTCTGCGGCCACAGGCCCGCCGCGGCGGACGCGGTGGCCCCGGCGAGGGTCGACTCCGCCTTCCCCTCCGAGGTGCTCAAGGGCTTCCTCTTCCTCGGCAGCTACGACAACGCCTCCCGCTCCGAGGTCCTCAAGACGCTCAACATCACCCACATCCTCAAC ACTGTGCCGGATTGCCATAATCTTTACCGGAATTCATTCACTTACCACTGCCTCCAAGATGATAAAACATTGGATTTTGATGGTGCTACTCAGTTTCTAG AGCAATGTGAAAGAGGGGCTTCACGTGTTCTTGTCCATTGCATGTCTGGGAAAAACAG GTCAGCTGCTGTGGTGACAGCCTTCTTGATGAAGTCTAGAGGGTGGAGACTTGCACCGTCTCTCCAGTGGGTAAAAGATCGACGACCACAGGTCCAAATAACAGAAG CTTCTCAGTGTCAGCTTGTTGAGTATGAACAGAAGCTCTTTGGACCCAGCGCTGGCTCGCCAGCTCAGACCACGGTTCTAACCGAGTCATTTCCTTCACTTGGATTTGGTTTCCCACAACCATCAGGTGACATCCAAGTGCCTGCGTTCAACCAGACTCCTGTGCCATCCATTTTCGAGCGGGCCGGCCCAAACAATGTTCCCAGTAACTTCACTTTCGGAGCCGACGGTTCAATGGGAGTCGGAGTCGGTCCCGCCGCAGGGATCAACAATGGCGCAGTCACCCCAGCTTCGACGGATAACCAGATGGACAGCTCTTAA
- the LOC109780627 gene encoding uncharacterized protein, giving the protein MLIPTSQQPPEPPIMGSSPTSYKKATAALDEAARARLRGPFFCGTTPSASGQEDVDDDDGLVELVHEFYNGYGEDAVAKEAVPPRPASTTWADALRTALADATADAAAARIRAEAERAVVGAGPNVAGGEGVRKHVAERLRARGFDAGVCRSSWERSSSVPAGSYEYVDVVITAGASASRYIVEVNIAAEFETARPSAEYQELLLALPTVLVARPETFKEVAAAMCAAAAESIRGAGMHVPPWRRARYVQAKWSGKYKRAAAVAAPSGSPWEAGASSTAAAEARPRRGVPASGGPKHCGMEMGRREMAFGSTGRLMFRGL; this is encoded by the exons ATGCTTATTCCGACGTCACAGCAACCGCCGGAGCCGCCGATCATGGGGTCCTCGCCGACGTCGTACAAGAAGGCCACGGCGGCGCTGGACGAGGCGGCGAGGGCGCGGCTGCGCGGCCCGTTCTTCTGCGGCACCACGCCGTCCGCCTCCGGGCAGGAGGAcgtcgacgacgacgacggccTGGTGGAGCTGGTGCACGAGTTCTACAACGGGTACGGCGAGGACGCCGTCGCCAAGgaagccgtgccgccgcggcccGCTAGTACCACGTGGGCCGACGCGCTGCGGACGGCGCTGGCAGATGCGACGGCCGACGCGGCAGCGGCGCGGATCCGCGCCGAGGCGGAGCGCGCCGTCGTCGGTGCGGGGCCGAACGTCGCTGGCGGTGAAGGGGTCAGGAAGCACGTCGCCGAGCGGCTCCGTGCCAGAGGGTTCGATGCCG GTGTCTGCAGATCGTCGTGGGAAAGAAGCAGCAGCGTGCCGGCGGGCAGCTACGAGTACGTGGACGTGGTGATCACAGCGGGCGCGTCGGCGTCTCGGTACATCGTCGAGGTCAACATCGCCGCCGAGTTCGAGACGGCGAGGCCCAGCGCCGAGTACCAGGAGCTCCTCCTCGCCCTGCCCACGGTGCTCGTGGCGAGGCCGGAGACGTTCAAGGAGGTGGCCGCGGCAATgtgcgcggcggcggccgagTCCATCCGGGGCGCGGGCATGCACGTGCCGCCGTGGAGGCGCGCGCGGTACGTGCAGGCCAAGTGGTCCGGCAAGTACAAGCGAGCGGCGGCCGTGGCCGCGCCGTCGGGGTCGCCATGGGAAGCAGGGGCGAGCAGCACTGCAGCGGCCGAAGCTCGCCCGCGCCGCGGCGTGCCGGCGTCCGGCGGCCCGAAGCATTGCGGGATGGAGATGGGCCGCAGGGAGATGGCGTTCGGGAGCACGGGGCGGCTGATGTTCAGAGGGTTGTGA